GACCTGACTTCTCGGCGAGCGGAATGAAGATCTCCGGACTGATGTTCCCAGCCGGGCTGCGCCAGCGGGCCAGGGCTTCAACCCCGATGATCGCCTCTGTCGATGCGCAAACGAGCGGTTGGAAAACCGGCTCGATTGCGCCGCCGTCTATGGCTTTTCGCAACTCATCTTCCAGGTCAGCGATGCGCTGGCGTTCTCGGTCGAGCTCCAGCTCGTATACGATCGCCTGCCCCTTGCCATTCTCCTTGGCACGGTAAAGAGCCATGTCCGCTCTGCGAAGCAGCTCCAGCGGCGGTATGCTTCCCGTTTGGGGGGCGACTCCAATGCTCGCGCCCACTTCGATCGTCCGCCCATTGATTCTGAACGGCTCGATGAAAATTGCCAGGATCGAGGACTGAATTGCGTGGCGGCCAACCGACCCGACATGCACCAGCGCAAACTCGTCACCACCCAGCCGCGCAACAGCCCGGATTTCCGGATGACAATCTCGCAGGGCGGTAGCGACAATTCGGATCAGCTCGTCTCCGACGGCGTGTCCCCAAGCATCGTTGACGGCCTTGAATCTATCGAGATCGATCAGGTAAAGCGACGCCGAGGCCGCGCCATCAGATTGCTCAAGTTCTTTGAGCAGCCCGTGTCTGTTGAGAAGGCCGCTCAAACTATCATGATCTGCCTCAAAACGCGCTGTTTCCGCCGACCGTCGAAGACGCTTCGCCTCGGCGGCGCCGGCGAGAAGGACGGCCGCCAAGAAGAGCGCAAGGATGCCGCCTGCTGCAATAACATCAGGATAAACTTTTCTAAAGAGAGCATCTCCCGGAGCCCTGCTCGGCCAGACGAAATAGGCGATCTCGGCGCCGTCCATATCCTTGACGGGTGCACTCAAAAGCCCCGGTTCTGGCATTGCCTGAAGCCGTAGGCCGTCCAGTTCGTGCTCGTCTGCCAATGCGTCGAGCATCTCCGGCCTGAGCTCCTTGTAGAAGCTCAGAGTGCTAAGCTTGGGAAGCGTCGAACTTATTTCTGACGGTTGGATCGCCTGCGAGGAGACCAATGAGACGCCGTCCTTAGTCTTGAAAAAATTGACCAGTGGGCGTTGCCCTGGCTTTGCCGCGGCCTCGACCTGGCGTCTAAAACCATAACCGAAATATGTGTCCGGTTGGAACGATTGTCCTTTGAGATAAGCGGACACGATGCTGCCATCTGGAGCGGACACGACGACGCCATCATACACCGGAGTGTCCTTGCTCGTCTTTCCCCACATCTTGTAGGCGAACTCGGCGGCTGCATGCGACCCGATCGCTGCATAGGCATCGTTCGAGAGAGCGTTGTTGGCCGTCGTCCCTTCTAAATGCTCCGAAAGCTCTGCGACGACCGTACGGGTCAGATGGTTGGCTCGTGCGTCGTCTAGTTCGGTTGCCGAGTGAGTCATCGTTGCAACGACGCGCGTGACGAGGCCGGTAAGGATAAGAGCGACGGCCACGAACGAGATCGTCACAGCGATGACGGAGTAGGTCTGGACTGAAACGTGTTTTGCGGTGACGTTGATCGACATGAAGAGTTCCAGAATTGCAATGGATATCGGCCGGCGTCGACCTCGTGGTATCGATGCGATCGCGAGGTCGACCAGTGCTCTCAGTCCTGGCTTGAGGATAAACCGTTCGATTCATTCGAATGGCAGAGGTCATCCCGGCTGCATGACGCAGCAGATAATTGTCTCGGTGACCGACGCTCACTCACGCCGATAGTCGGTGAAGTATCCGAGCACTGCCGCAGTTATTCAGCCGTAAAGTTAACAATAACTGACCTCTTCTACCTGATCCGCTTATGATTGCGCCAAACGCATATTTCTTCCGAAAACGGATATCGGGTCGGTGTTATTGCTTCTAGTCCACACCCTTCTCAGTGGATTTCCCGCTGTTCCGATAGCCGTCATCCGCAAGAAACGCCGATAAACGCACACATAATCATAGCAAAACGCCAATACACGGATTCGTTAACCTTCACCCCGTTTAAATAGGCACTTGAATCGAAGTAATCGTGCAACCGCCGAAAGACGCTCCATGACCCAGATCATACCTTTCCCTTACTGCGAAGCGTCGCCGCGCAATGAAGACCACCTCATTGCTCTGGAGGAAACAGCCCGCGATGCCGCTATTCGGGAGGTTTTGACGCGAACGAAAGACAAATGCTGAGCACGGCGGATTATATGGAATCGCTCTTCGCCGAGTTGCTGACGCTCAGGGATTAATACTGTCTCGCGCGCCGTTTCAAAAACCTGAAGTCGGAACGCCACAGATCGCGTCCGTCCGCAATCCGTAGCCCTTCGCAAAGCGTCCGCACAAAGTCGGTTTCGCATGTTCAACGCAGAAACCGATCTTATTCGCTGCTGTAGACAGTTTGCGTCCCCACCAAGCTCAATCGCAAACGCGTCCGATTGCGTCCAAGATGATCGAATGATGTCGATCCCAGTTTCGAACAGGCTGCAGGGCCATGAAGCGTTCCCGGTTGCTCCATAGGATATAAGTCATGACTACAAGCACGTTTTGGCGCATCAGCACAAAGTTGACGCTGCTTTCCGCCGTCGGAGTTTTTCTGGTGGTGATTATGC
This genomic stretch from Rhizobium sp. CB3090 harbors:
- a CDS encoding EAL domain-containing protein, which encodes MSINVTAKHVSVQTYSVIAVTISFVAVALILTGLVTRVVATMTHSATELDDARANHLTRTVVAELSEHLEGTTANNALSNDAYAAIGSHAAAEFAYKMWGKTSKDTPVYDGVVVSAPDGSIVSAYLKGQSFQPDTYFGYGFRRQVEAAAKPGQRPLVNFFKTKDGVSLVSSQAIQPSEISSTLPKLSTLSFYKELRPEMLDALADEHELDGLRLQAMPEPGLLSAPVKDMDGAEIAYFVWPSRAPGDALFRKVYPDVIAAGGILALFLAAVLLAGAAEAKRLRRSAETARFEADHDSLSGLLNRHGLLKELEQSDGAASASLYLIDLDRFKAVNDAWGHAVGDELIRIVATALRDCHPEIRAVARLGGDEFALVHVGSVGRHAIQSSILAIFIEPFRINGRTIEVGASIGVAPQTGSIPPLELLRRADMALYRAKENGKGQAIVYELELDRERQRIADLEDELRKAIDGGAIEPVFQPLVCASTEAIIGVEALARWRSPAGNISPEIFIPLAEKSGLIDALGIHMLRTSIVHAQNWSNLSLSVNVSPVQLCNPDFAGQVIAVLEEAGFDAKRLSLEITEGVLISNPEQARRSIDQLRHVGIKFALDDFGCGFASIGALRLFGFDRMKIDRSLVSGLGENPRGVDVLRATVALASALDIPVTAEGVENIQQAELLRETGCDQFQGYLLGKPMSADEISSKLSLENRAA